Proteins co-encoded in one Setaria viridis chromosome 9, Setaria_viridis_v4.0, whole genome shotgun sequence genomic window:
- the LOC117836992 gene encoding uncharacterized protein — MPVLDEGWAGAGGGGGVFDDSKRQRCSCLPFCFWGASSSKPAGAPAKRKRRRRLRLRLSWLAWPWFFRKGGGKRKGAGGDGNESKGRKRRGRRLLLLLTASLQPKKALASVVSGGSALLPAKVSSFGDAKKQSNRKPRPAADDGPSGSRHPQASTSAAATRTRWTSTAPAPPRPETSQSGPRPTDGPAVVAGRTWRAPSRRHSFRHQSERTGLWTAATTLGVIVLFGRVTAVVFLCSCLYGARFVRARLGGAGASAKATSSGVAGGGCGSRRFGDPAGVAGEKVVVKAEPCATEVCKKKVVMVGLLERPGKTASSRFGR; from the exons ATGCCTGTGCTCGACGAGGGCTGGGctggagcaggcggcggcggcggcgtcttcgACGATTCCAAGAGGCAACGGTGCTCCTGCCTGCCGTTCTGCTTCTGGGGCGCCAGCTCGTCCAAGCCCGCGGGCGCGCCGGCgaagaggaagcggcggcggcggctcaggcTCAGGCTGTCGTGGCTCGCGTGGCCGTGGTTCTTCCGGAAGGGCGGCGGCAAGCGCaagggcgcgggcggcgacggcaacgAGAGCAAGGGGAGGAagcggagggggaggcgactgctgctgctgctcacgGCGTCGCTGCAGCCCAAGAAGGCGCTCGCGTCCGTCGTCTCCGGCGGCAGCGCCCTCCTGCCGGCCAAG GTGAGCAGTTTCGGTGACGCCAAGAAGCAAAGCAACCGCAAGCCACGACCAGCGGCAGACGACGGGCCAAGCGGCAGCAGGCATCCGCAAGCCTCGACATCCGCTGCGGCCACGAGGACCAGATGGACGAGCACAGcgcctgctcctcctcggccAGAGACGAGCCAGTCGGGCCCGAGACCAACCGATGGCCCAGCTGTCGTCGCCGGCCGCACCTGGCGAGCCCCGTCGAGGCGGCACTCGTTTCGCCATCAGTCCGAGCGCACCGGGCtgtggacggcggcgacgacgctgGGCGTGATCGTGCTCTTCGGCCGCGTCACCGCGGTGGTCTTCCTGTGCTCGTGCCTGTACGGCGCGCGCTTCGTCCGGGCGCGgctgggcggcgccggcgccagcgccaaGGCCACGAGCAGTGGAGTTGCTGGCGGTGGTTGCGGTAGCCGGCGGTTCGGCGACCCGGCGGGGGTGGCCGGCGAGAAGGTCGTGGTGAAGGCGGAGCCGTGCGCCACTGAGGTGTGCAAGAAGAAGGTGGTCATGGTGGGGTTGCTGGAAAGGCCAGGCAAGACGGCCTCGTCGCGCTTTGGTAGGTGA